One part of the Pseudomonas sp. MYb118 genome encodes these proteins:
- a CDS encoding flagellar basal body P-ring protein FlgI: MLNFKHLMVAALLLSATFSAQAERLKDIASISGVRSNQLIGYGLVVGLNGTGDQTTQTPFTLQTFNNMLSQFGIKVPAGSGNVQLKNVAAVSVSADLPAFAKPGQQVDITVSSIGNSKSLRGGTLLLTPLKGIDGNVYAVAQGNLVVGGFDAEGRDGSKITVNVPSAGRIPGGASVERAVPSGFNQGNSLTLNLNRSDFTTAKRIVDKINDMLGPGVAQAIDGGSIRVSAPLDPSQRVDYLSILENLEIDPGQAVAKVIINSRTGTIVIGQNVKVSPAAVTHGSLTVTITEDPIVSQPGPLSNGQTAVVPRSRVNAQQEAKPMFKFGPGTTLDEIVRAVNQVGAAPGDLMAILEALKQAGALQADLIVI; the protein is encoded by the coding sequence GTGTTGAATTTCAAACACCTTATGGTGGCTGCCCTGTTGCTGTCCGCAACCTTCAGCGCTCAAGCCGAGCGCTTGAAGGATATCGCCAGCATTTCCGGCGTACGTTCCAACCAATTGATCGGCTACGGCCTGGTGGTCGGGCTCAACGGTACGGGTGACCAGACCACCCAGACCCCGTTCACCCTGCAGACCTTCAACAACATGCTCTCGCAGTTCGGCATCAAGGTGCCGGCGGGCTCCGGCAACGTGCAGTTGAAGAACGTCGCGGCGGTGTCGGTCAGTGCCGATCTGCCAGCGTTCGCCAAGCCGGGTCAGCAAGTGGACATCACCGTTTCGTCCATCGGTAACTCCAAGAGCCTGCGTGGCGGCACCCTGTTGCTGACTCCGCTCAAGGGGATCGACGGCAACGTCTATGCGGTCGCCCAGGGCAACCTGGTGGTCGGCGGTTTCGATGCCGAAGGTCGCGACGGTTCGAAGATCACCGTCAACGTTCCGTCGGCGGGTCGCATTCCTGGTGGTGCCTCGGTTGAACGTGCCGTGCCGAGCGGGTTCAACCAGGGCAACAGCCTGACCCTGAACCTCAACCGTTCGGACTTCACCACCGCCAAGCGTATCGTCGACAAGATCAACGACATGCTCGGCCCAGGCGTGGCCCAGGCCATCGACGGCGGTTCGATTCGCGTCAGCGCGCCGCTGGATCCGAGCCAGCGTGTCGACTATCTGTCGATCCTGGAAAACCTCGAAATCGATCCGGGCCAGGCGGTGGCGAAAGTCATCATCAACTCGCGTACCGGTACCATCGTGATCGGTCAGAACGTCAAGGTTTCTCCAGCCGCCGTGACCCACGGCAGCCTGACCGTGACCATCACCGAAGACCCGATCGTCAGCCAGCCCGGCCCTCTGTCCAATGGGCAGACAGCGGTCGTGCCGCGCTCGCGGGTCAACGCCCAGCAGGAAGCCAAGCCGATGTTCAAGTTCGGCCCGGGCACCACCCTCGACGAAATCGTGCGTGCGGTGAACCAGGTGGGCGCGGCGCCGGGTGACTTGATGGCCATCCTCGAAGCACTGAAGCAGGCCGGCGCGTTGCAAGCCGACCTGATCGTGATCTAA
- the flgJ gene encoding flagellar assembly peptidoglycan hydrolase FlgJ, with the protein MDMYKSGLVSSSDSGSYSDLNRLNQLKVGDKNSDANLRKVAQEFESLFLGEMLKSMRKATDTLGEGNPLNTPAAKQYQEMYDQQLAVSMSREGGGIGLADVLMRQMSKNKPLAPGEAEAASAAKQAAAKAAVETPIAAGTLAVNGPLSRVNGERPLWASRSVRAPQAAGEGEHRNDMALLNQRRLALPPKLADRLLAGLVPSATTNAAATVAAANKTPLPERNTLTGVGPLFNGDWLANAQAAANGGLQIHGRSMAQIPLAPAKKAFGSADEFVDTMLPMAQEAAARIGVDPRYLVAQAALETGWGKSVMRAQDGSSSHNLFGIKASGNWTGNSARAITSEFRNGAMVKETAEFRSYDSYKDSFHDLVTLLQTNNRYQDVVKSADNPEQFVRELQKAGYATDPNYASKISQIAKQMTSYQNYAAAGVSTTPL; encoded by the coding sequence ATGGATATGTACAAGAGTGGTCTGGTCAGCAGCAGCGACTCGGGTTCCTACTCGGACCTCAATCGCCTGAACCAGCTCAAGGTCGGCGACAAGAACAGTGATGCGAACCTGCGCAAGGTGGCGCAGGAATTCGAGTCGCTATTCCTCGGCGAAATGCTCAAGTCCATGCGCAAGGCCACCGACACCCTGGGGGAGGGTAACCCGCTCAACACCCCGGCGGCCAAGCAATATCAGGAAATGTACGACCAGCAACTGGCGGTTTCCATGTCTCGCGAGGGCGGCGGTATCGGCCTGGCGGACGTGCTGATGCGCCAGATGTCGAAGAACAAACCCCTGGCGCCGGGCGAAGCCGAAGCGGCATCGGCGGCCAAGCAGGCGGCGGCGAAAGCCGCCGTGGAAACCCCGATTGCCGCCGGTACGCTGGCCGTCAACGGGCCGTTGTCGCGGGTCAATGGCGAACGTCCATTGTGGGCTTCGCGCTCGGTTCGCGCACCGCAGGCAGCGGGTGAGGGCGAGCATCGCAATGACATGGCGCTGCTCAATCAGCGGCGCCTGGCGTTGCCACCGAAACTGGCCGATCGCCTGTTGGCGGGCCTGGTGCCTTCGGCAACCACGAACGCTGCCGCGACGGTGGCAGCGGCCAACAAGACGCCACTGCCAGAGCGCAACACCCTCACCGGTGTGGGCCCGCTGTTCAATGGCGACTGGCTGGCCAATGCACAGGCCGCCGCCAACGGTGGCTTGCAGATCCACGGTCGGAGCATGGCGCAGATTCCTTTGGCGCCGGCGAAGAAAGCCTTCGGTTCCGCCGACGAATTCGTCGACACCATGCTGCCGATGGCTCAGGAAGCGGCCGCGCGCATCGGTGTCGATCCGCGTTATCTGGTGGCCCAGGCCGCGTTGGAAACCGGCTGGGGTAAATCGGTCATGCGCGCCCAGGATGGCAGCAGCAGTCACAACCTGTTCGGCATCAAGGCCAGTGGCAACTGGACGGGCAATTCGGCGCGGGCGATCACCAGCGAATTCAGGAATGGTGCGATGGTCAAGGAGACGGCCGAGTTCCGTTCCTACGACTCTTACAAGGACAGTTTTCATGACCTTGTGACTTTGCTGCAAACCAATAATCGCTATCAAGATGTCGTGAAATCGGCCGATAACCCAGAACAGTTTGTACGCGAGTTGCAAAAGGCCGGTTACGCAACCGACCCGAACTACGCAAGCAAGATTTCGCAGATAGCCAAGCAGATGACGAGTTACCAGAACTACGCTGCGGCGGGCGTTTCCACCACGCCTTTATAA